One genomic window of Candidatus Thorarchaeota archaeon includes the following:
- a CDS encoding Lrp/AsnC ligand binding domain-containing protein, with product MMKRIGAYILMDIEISKTDEVVSKLREIEQARRISVTTGDYDIVLLLDVQDLEELYDITVQKIAHIPGIRETTTSVVEKVIAKE from the coding sequence ATGATGAAACGAATTGGTGCTTATATCCTCATGGATATTGAAATTAGCAAGACTGACGAAGTTGTCTCTAAATTACGGGAGATAGAACAAGCAAGACGCATTTCAGTAACCACTGGAGATTATGATATTGTACTTCTCCTAGATGTGCAGGATTTGGAGGAGCTATATGACATTACTGTCCAGAAGATAGCACACATACCTGGGATACGTGAGACAACGACTTCGGTTGTAGAGAAAGTAATAGCCAAGGAATAG